A single region of the Triticum dicoccoides isolate Atlit2015 ecotype Zavitan chromosome 2B, WEW_v2.0, whole genome shotgun sequence genome encodes:
- the LOC119367435 gene encoding putative nuclease HARBI1, producing the protein MAAVDFDLRFTYVLAGWEGSAHDATVLADALTCERGLQVPPGKYYLVDAGYGAKPGFLPPFRGVRYHLNEWGNNPVQNDKELFNLRHSSLRVTVERAFGSLKRRFKILDDAKPFFTFPVQVDIVIACCVLHNYALSQGIDEFIIPEVT; encoded by the exons ATGGCAGCAGTAGATTTTGACCTCCGCTTCACATATGTTTTGGCTGGATGGGAAGGGTCCGCACACGACGCGACCGTCTTAGCTGATGCGTtaacttgtgagagaggcttacaaGTACCACCTG gaaAGTACTACCTAGTTGATGCCGGTTATGGAGCCAAGCCAGGGTTCTTGCCACCTTTTCGTGGCGTGAGGTACCATTTGAATGAGTGGGGCAACAATCCGGTCCAGAATGATAAGGAGCTATTCAACCTTAGGCACTCATCTCTACGGGTGACGGTAGAGAGGGCTTTTGGATCTCTCAAGAGGCGTTTCAAAATTTTAGATGATGCCAAACCGTTCTTCACTTTCCCGGTCCAAGTCGATATTGTTATAGCTTGTTGTGTTCTTCATAATTATGCACTATCACAAGGGATCGATGAATTCATTATACCGGAAGTGACATGA
- the LOC119362735 gene encoding uncharacterized protein LOC119362735, translating to MAAPHRAFPDPPSMAAFRSGRHAAHLRLAVPPRLAAHPSFRFPTTPLPTPSKTRLPAAGAASPYAAALLRILALHSLFLLAPAARALPSLPHLFLLPPLLAIISAVAILLIPSKSQPHPFPALRHLFRPALLLAASLLLRLSSLHLISDPGLIVLADSAGALLARALNRPSRRRVISVAAASVSLAVVSPSHSVLLLALPFASGLLSSFEHSVSARHVTRSRHARAAVFALAATFLSAPALAGLFFLDGTDTSDGVPIGQLWWLLLNAAVFGMALGRRQAYDSSSSSSRPSMNFAMTFVCTIVLELVYYPKLSLPGFLICGFILWIASRELTPSGYVELGSTDESVYEAVMGPVRHILSERKSRKIAAFLLINTAYMFVEFASGFMSDSLGLLSDACHMLFDCAALAIGLYASYIARLPANGLYNYGRGRFEVLSGYVNAVFLVLVGALIVLESFERILEPREISTSSLLAVSVGGLFVNIIGLVFFHEEHHHAHGGSCSHSHSHSHSHSHSHNHVHEDHHHHHDHVHEDHHHHHDHVHQSADHEKTCSGHHGDTNKGHHQNHQHDSNNAENHHQHNHGCSHKHGHNGHMEHHQQGVDQAHQDCSSISSEQGLLEIPLINVHSHGAESQSCNGEVESPETGNHAKPASRRHIDHNMEGIFLHVLADTMGSVGVVISTLLIKYKGWLIADPICSVFISIMIVASVLPLLRNSAEILLQRVPRSHEKDFEAALDDVKKINGVIGVHNVHLWNLTNTDIVGTFHLHISAEADKSVIRESASRIFQEAGVQDLTIQIECVER from the coding sequence ATGGCCGCCCCTCACCGTGCTTTTCCCGATCCGCCGTCGATGGCCGCCTTCCGCTCTGGCCGACACGCTGCCCATCTCCGCCTGGCCGTACCGCCGCGGCTGGCCGCCCACCCCTCCTTCCGCTTCCCCACCACGCCCCTCCCCACCCCATCCAAgacgcgcctccccgccgccggcgccgcctctcCCTACGCCGCCGCGCTCCTGCGCATCCTCGCGCTCCACTCCCTCTTCCTTCTCGCGCCCGCCGCCCGAGCGCTCCCCTCCCTGCCCCACCTCTTCCTGCTTCCGCCGCTCCTCGCCATCATCTCCGCCGTCGCCATCCTCCTCATCCCCTCCAAGAGCCAGCCCCACCCCTTCCCGGCGCTCCGCCACCTCTTCCGTCCCGCCCTCCTCCTGGCGGCGTCCCTTCTCCTCCGGCTCTCCTCCCTCCACCTCATCAGTGACCCCGGTCTCATCGTCCTCGCAGACTCCGCCGGCGCGCTGCTCGCCCGCGCCCTCAACCGCCCCTCCCGCCGCCGCGTGATCTCCGTCGCTGCCGCCTCCGTTTCGCTGGCGGTCGTGTCGCCTTCCCACTCCGTGCTTCTTCTCGCACTCCCCTTTGCTTCCGGCCTCCTCTCCTCGTTCGAGCACTCTGTATCTGCGCGACATGTCACCCGCAGCCGCCACGCCCGTGCGGCCGTTTTTGCCCTCGCCGCCACCTTCCTCTCGGCGCCGGCACTTGCGGGCCTCTTCTTTCTTGATGGCACTGACACCAGCGACGGTGTCCCGATTGGCCAGCTCTGGTGGCTGCTCCTTAACGCGGCTGTCTTTGGCATGGCCTTGGGGCGACGGCAAGCCTAcgacagcagtagcagtagcagtagaccAAGCATGAATTTTGCAATGACCTTTGTGTGCACTATTGTTCTGGAGCTGGTGTACTACCCAAAGCTGTCGTTGCCGGGCTTCTTAATTTGTGGGTTCATCTTGTGGATCGCCAGCAGGGAGCTGACTCCTTCAGGATATGTTGAGCTTGGGAGCACTGACGAGTCCGTGTATGAGGCTGTCATGGGGCCGGTCCGGCATATCCTTAGTGAACGCAAGTCCAGGAAGATTGCTGCTTTTCTGTTGATCAACACAGCTTACATGTTTGTTGAGTTCGCCAGCGGTTTCATGAGCGATAGCCTTGGGCTGCTCTCTGACGCTTGCCATATGTTGTTTGATTGTGCTGCTCTGGCAATTGGACTATATGCGTCGTACATTGCGAGGCTGCCTGCAAATGGATTGTATAACTATGGAAGGGGCAGGTTTGAGGTGCTATCTGGGTATGTTAATGCAGTGTTCTTGGTGCTTGTTGGGGCCCTGATTGTGTTGGAGTCGTTTGAGAGGATACTCGAGCCTCGGGAGATATCAACAAGTAGCCTTTTGGCAGTTTCTGTTGGTGGACTTTTTGTAAATATCATTGGATTGGTTTTCTTTCATGAGGAGCACCATCATGCGCATGGCGGTAGCTGCTCCCACTCCCATTCACATTCACATTCTCATTCTCATTCACATAATCATGTTCATGAAGATCACCATCACCATCATGATCATGTTCATGAAGATCACCATCACCATCATGATCATGTTCATCAGAGTGCTGATCACGAGAAGACATGTTCTGGTCATCATGGAGACACAAATAAGGGCCATCATCAGAATCACCAACATGATAGCAACAATGCAGAGAATCATCATCAACATAACCATGGTTGTAGCCACAAGCATGGTCACAATGGCCATATGGAACATCACCAGCAGGGTGTAGATCAGGCTCATCAAGATTGCAGCAGCATCAGCAGCGAGCAAGGACTTCTTGAGATTCCACTGATAAATGTGCACTCTCATGGCGCAGAATCTCAGTCTTGTAATGGAGAGGTGGAATCGCCAGAAACCGGAAACCATGCCAAGCCGGCAAGCCGGCGTCACATTGACCATAACATGGAAGGTATCTTCTTACATGTCCTAGCTGACACAATGGGAAGCGTTGGTGTTGTGATCTCAACTCTATTAATCAAGTACAAGGGATGGCTAATAGCAGATCccatttgctctgtattcatttcaATAATGATTGTGGCTTCTGTCCTTCCATTGTTGAGAAATTCTGCTGAAATTTTGTTGCAAAGAGTTCCAAGGAGCCATGAGAAGGACTTCGAAGCAGCACTGGATGATGTTAAGAAGATTAATGGTGTGATTGGAGTCCATAATGTTCATTTATGGAACTTGACAAACACTGATATTGTAGGCACTTTTCATCTTCATATATCAGCCGAAGCTGACAAGTCTGTTATAAGAGAAAGTGCTTCACGGATATTTCAAGAAGCTGGGGTTCAAGATCTGACTATCCAGATCGAATGTGTCGAAAGATAG
- the LOC119360712 gene encoding uncharacterized protein LOC119360712: MEAAATATTSTGSSRTSISEVQVYGPTAFQDEDVVVGEEERDRLRRDLLARIESCYGRVKLLPGVFDAGFCFGLLDPASNIVAGVAVARAVTVDDTDDGAVPAASFPNLKRRKPDVIVDMQQRSLDGLVAFLAALFPHLTEPKAMWYLDKAELDPLVAARFVIRHRGMERNFGFSSGATGAAVETALRCAAAAARHPCPAQFVSGWKSLSHSLDKVAAVLSSGTCDHSHSIDGITDVLLKKPQPSVFSLEKPWDLASRRLHNLSPDLASPPERSTLRRLLLTTIHGYYLQALARLPREKLCTQYHHSLLQAGHCYGPLDPVSNIILNTIWYSRAYPLTKKVDLEAISSRGLLRIAVRSLHGLVSFLCTRCAATHLTPEEAMQRLQAAGADLRIVDPNQLRDDRDDDDDDDDDDDGSDDAMVVSVPASVEQAYAAAAAAALHPKPRDQAELLRPSNPMLRMASKYLKDGGMLSGVDAGHVAEGLFYSISECPEQTEHPEASIKVVNKLTYTRMEQQVNKFWDQHARVVGTVRSLLDVYNRRQPGVG, translated from the coding sequence ATGGAAGCAGCTGCGACCGCCACGACCAGTACCGGCTCCAGCCGCACCAGCATCAGCGAGGTACAGGTCTATGGCCCCACCGCATTCCAGGACGAAGACGTCGTCGTCGGAGAAGAGGAGAGGGACAGGCTCAGACGGGACCTCCTCGCCAGGATCGAGAGCTGCTACGGGCGGGTGAAGCTCCTCCCGGGGGTCTTCGACGCCGGCTTCTGCTTCGGGCTCCTAGACCCCGCCTCCAACATCGTCGCcggcgtcgccgtcgcccgcgccgtgACCGTCGATGACACCGACGACGGCGCCGTCCCCGCGGCGTCTTTCCCGAACCTGAAGCGGAGGAAACCGGATGTGATCGTGGACATGCAACAGCGGTCGCTCGACGGCCTCGTCGCCTTCCTGGCCGCGCTCTTCCCGCACCTCACCGAACCCAAGGCCATGTGGTATCTCGACAAGGCCGAGCTGGACCCCCTCGTCGCCGCCCGCTTCGTCATCCGGCACCGCGGCATGGAGCGCAACTTCGGGTTCTCGTCCGGCGCCACCGGCGCAGCCGTCGAGACGGCCCTCCGGTGCGCCGCGGCCGCCGCCCGGCACCCGTGCCCCGCTCAGTTCGTGTCTGGGTGGAAGTCGCTCTCGCATTCTCTTGACAAGGTCGCCGCCGTGCTATCTTCAGGCACCTGCGATCACTCTCACTCCATTGACGGTATCACGGATGTTCTGCTCAAGAAACCTCAGCCATCCGTCTTCAGCCTAGAGAAACCATGGGATCTCGCCTCTCGAcgcctccacaatctcagtccagacCTCGCCTCGCCTCCGGAGCGGTCAACATTGAGACGTCTGCTGCTCACCACCATCCATGGATACTACCTGCAGGCGCTTGCCCGGTTGCCCAGGGAGAAGCTGTGCACCCAGTACCACCACAGCCTGCTCCAGGCCGGACATTGCTACGGTCCACTGGACCCTGTCTCCAACATCATCCTCAACACGATCTGGTACAGCCGAGCCTACCCTCTAACCAAGAAGGTCGACCTGGAGGCGATCAGCAGCAGAGGCCTGCTGCGGATCGCGGTCAGGTCCCTCCACGGCCTCGTCTCCTTCCTGTGCACCCGCTGCGCCGCCACTCACCTCACGCCGGAAGAAGCCATGCAGCGGCTGCAGGCCGCCGGCGCCGATCTCCGGATCGTCGATCCTAACCAGCTCCGTGATgatcgtgatgatgatgatgatgatgatgatgatgatgatggcagtgatgatgctatggtggTATCTGTACCTGCCAGCGTCGAACAAGCCTATGCTGCAGCTGCCGCTGCGGCGCTGCACCCCAAACCTCGTGACCAGGCAGAGCTTCTCAGACCATCTAATCCAATGCTGCGGATGGCCTCCAAATATCTCAAGGATGGCGGCATGCTCTCCGGTGTCGACGCCGGCCATGTTGCCGAAGGTTTGTTCTATTCCATTAGCGAGTGCCCGGAACAAACCGAGCACCCAGAAGCAAGCATCAAGGTGGTGAACAAGTTGACCTACACGAGGATGGAACAACAGGTAAACAAATTCTGGGATCAGCATGCCAGAGTCGTCGGAACAGTGAGATCTTTGCTCGACGTGTACAACCGGCGGCAACCCGGGGTTGGTTAA